A window from Intestinimonas massiliensis (ex Afouda et al. 2020) encodes these proteins:
- the aroQ gene encoding type II 3-dehydroquinate dehydratase yields MKFLIINGPNLNLLGQREPGIYGRENYESLCRRLKDFAAAHGAAADCFQSNHEGAIIDAIHAAQGVYDAIVMNPGAFTHYSYALLDALKAVRVPCVEVHISNVHQREEFRHTSVTAPACVGQICGLGLYGYEAAMSYFLLQEKAGKENVD; encoded by the coding sequence CCAACCTGAACCTGCTGGGCCAGCGTGAGCCGGGGATCTACGGCCGGGAGAACTACGAGTCCTTGTGCCGGCGGCTCAAGGACTTCGCTGCCGCCCACGGCGCCGCCGCCGACTGCTTCCAGTCCAACCACGAGGGCGCCATCATCGACGCCATCCACGCCGCCCAGGGGGTCTACGACGCCATCGTCATGAACCCCGGCGCCTTTACCCACTATAGCTACGCCCTTCTGGACGCCCTCAAGGCGGTGCGGGTGCCCTGCGTCGAGGTCCACATCTCCAATGTCCACCAGCGGGAGGAATTCCGCCACACCTCGGTGACCGCCCCCGCCTGTGTGGGGCAGATCTGCGGCTTGGGCCTCTACGGCTATGAGGCGGCGATGTCCTACTTTCTCTTGCAAGAGAAGGC